A genomic window from Brevibacillus agri includes:
- a CDS encoding MFS transporter — protein sequence MNTSNAESNGRPILFLMINMFIAMLGIGLIIPILPEFLKEFGAGGKTAGYLVAAFGLTQFLFSPIAGEWSDKYGRKIMIVSGLVLFTISNLVFALAEHTWVLYLSRLIGGIGAASMIPSMLAYVADITTEDKRGKGLGLLGAAMSLGFVIGPGIGGFLAELGLRMPFYISAAVGAVATIGSLLFLSESLPKEKQLAARQSEAKKENIFLQLGKSFQSSYFIMLVLIFTMTFGLANFEVIFPLFVDAKFGYTPRDISIIITVGALAGTIVQAMLIGKLITRFGEKKLINWTFFSSAVTMVLMLLSGNFWYMLVLTVLFFTLTSIMRPAINTLISKRAGDEQGFVAGMNNAYMSLGNIFGPAVAGTLYGMHVNAPYLFGAIVLVLSLFLSRMESRRSMKRVAA from the coding sequence ATGAATACGAGTAACGCGGAGAGTAACGGGCGACCGATTCTCTTTCTCATGATAAACATGTTTATTGCCATGCTGGGAATTGGCTTGATTATTCCGATCTTGCCCGAGTTTTTGAAGGAATTTGGGGCAGGCGGGAAGACCGCTGGTTACCTGGTGGCGGCATTTGGTTTGACGCAGTTTCTGTTCTCGCCGATCGCGGGAGAATGGTCGGATAAATACGGCCGCAAAATCATGATCGTATCCGGCCTGGTGCTGTTTACGATCTCCAACCTTGTGTTTGCCCTCGCCGAGCATACGTGGGTGCTCTACCTCTCCCGCCTGATCGGGGGAATCGGGGCAGCTTCGATGATTCCTTCCATGCTCGCCTACGTGGCGGACATCACGACGGAAGACAAGCGGGGAAAAGGGCTGGGCCTGCTCGGCGCCGCGATGTCGCTCGGATTCGTGATCGGGCCGGGCATCGGCGGTTTTCTCGCCGAGCTTGGACTGCGGATGCCGTTTTATATTTCGGCGGCGGTCGGTGCCGTGGCGACGATCGGCTCCTTGCTGTTTCTGTCTGAGTCGTTGCCAAAAGAAAAGCAACTGGCAGCTCGCCAGTCGGAGGCGAAGAAAGAAAACATTTTCCTGCAGCTCGGCAAGTCGTTTCAGTCGTCGTATTTCATCATGCTGGTGCTGATTTTTACGATGACCTTTGGACTGGCGAACTTTGAAGTGATCTTCCCGCTCTTCGTAGACGCGAAGTTCGGCTACACGCCGCGCGACATCTCCATCATCATCACCGTGGGCGCCCTGGCTGGAACGATTGTGCAGGCGATGCTGATCGGGAAGCTGATTACCCGCTTCGGGGAAAAGAAGCTTATCAACTGGACGTTTTTCAGCTCGGCCGTGACGATGGTGCTGATGTTGTTATCAGGAAATTTCTGGTATATGCTCGTCCTGACGGTGCTGTTCTTCACGCTGACGTCGATCATGCGCCCGGCGATCAATACGCTGATCTCCAAGCGGGCCGGGGATGAACAAGGGTTTGTGGCAGGGATGAACAACGCCTACATGAGCCTGGGCAACATTTTCGGCCCGGCAGTGGCGGGTACGCTGTACGGCATGCATGTGAACGCGCCGTATTTGTTCGGGGCAATCGTTCTCGTGCTCAGCCTGTTCCTGTCGCGCATGGAGAGCCGACGCAGCATGAAGCGGGTGGCGGCGTAA
- a CDS encoding dipeptidase: MAGMPIIDLHCDALLKIWEQKGNLSFADSEKLDVNRNRLHDGGVKVQCYAIYTPVDLPSESRFQCALDQIHYFYTEVLGKHPEMKQIRDWSDLDRLQDGEIGALLTLEGVEPIGNDLKKLHILYQLGVRSVGLTWNLANLAADGALEERNGGLTAFGKEIIQFHNERKILTDVSHLCERSFWETLELAKYPIASHSNARAVCDNPRNLTDEQAKAMFAKGANVHVVYCTMFINDSAPTTIDDLIRHIDHFCSLGGVRHIGLGSDFDGITKKVVGLEHAGMSQNLINELLKRYTEDEVRGFAYENFLRNRPV, from the coding sequence ATGGCGGGAATGCCGATTATTGATTTGCATTGCGATGCGCTTTTGAAAATATGGGAGCAAAAGGGGAATCTCTCCTTTGCCGATTCGGAAAAGCTCGACGTGAACCGGAATCGGCTGCACGACGGGGGAGTGAAGGTGCAATGCTACGCGATTTACACGCCGGTCGACCTGCCTTCGGAAAGCCGGTTTCAATGCGCGCTGGATCAGATTCACTACTTTTATACAGAGGTGCTCGGCAAGCATCCGGAGATGAAGCAGATTCGCGACTGGAGCGACCTGGACAGGCTGCAGGACGGCGAGATCGGGGCGCTTTTGACGCTCGAAGGGGTAGAGCCGATCGGCAACGACCTGAAAAAGCTGCACATTCTCTATCAGCTCGGCGTGCGCTCTGTCGGCCTGACCTGGAATTTGGCGAATCTGGCGGCAGACGGGGCGCTGGAAGAAAGAAACGGCGGGCTGACCGCGTTTGGCAAAGAGATTATTCAGTTCCATAATGAACGAAAAATTTTGACAGATGTCTCCCACCTGTGCGAGCGCAGCTTCTGGGAGACGCTGGAGCTGGCGAAGTACCCGATCGCGAGCCATTCCAACGCCCGCGCTGTTTGCGACAATCCCCGCAACCTGACGGACGAGCAGGCGAAGGCGATGTTCGCCAAAGGGGCCAATGTCCACGTCGTGTACTGCACGATGTTTATTAACGACTCGGCGCCGACGACGATTGACGACCTGATCCGGCATATCGATCACTTCTGCTCGCTCGGCGGCGTACGCCATATCGGGCTTGGCTCGGATTTTGACGGGATCACGAAAAAAGTCGTGGGGCTTGAGCATGCAGGGATGAGCCAAAACCTGATAAACGAGCTGCTCAAGCGCTACACGGAAGACGAGGTGCGCGGATTTGCCTACGAAAACTTTTTGCGCAATCGCCCGGTGTAG
- a CDS encoding DHH family phosphoesterase: protein MTQRKLVHFTDQDLDGESCAILSRIAYGDREVFTRGVSPYTVNQEVQTFLAEEFSPEMSVVITDVGVNEEVASLIQKKVEQGHSFVLIDHHPTSLPLSAKYDWANVIVEAVGQKTAATSLYYDYLRSKGLLAPTDVLTDYVELVRAFDTWDWEATGNVQANQLNLLFYLAERGTFADQVIGRLRSEDVEQFAFEDWEALLIYTEERRIAEFEQKKAKQMKRLNVEIDLDEPRTYNVGVVFLEQYQSTTGNFLCKSDETLDFVAMLDPGKGRISFRTIRDDVDLSVIAAHYGGGGHPKAAGCSFTGVTLKTFVYPALRVH from the coding sequence ATGACGCAGCGCAAACTGGTACATTTCACCGATCAGGACCTGGACGGCGAATCGTGTGCGATCTTGAGCCGGATCGCCTATGGCGACCGGGAAGTCTTCACCCGCGGCGTATCGCCCTATACCGTCAACCAGGAAGTCCAGACGTTTCTTGCCGAAGAGTTTTCGCCGGAGATGTCCGTCGTCATTACAGATGTGGGCGTCAACGAAGAAGTGGCGTCCTTGATTCAGAAAAAAGTCGAGCAAGGGCATTCGTTTGTCCTGATCGACCATCACCCGACGTCGCTACCCCTGTCCGCGAAGTACGACTGGGCGAACGTCATCGTCGAAGCAGTGGGACAGAAGACTGCGGCGACCAGCCTTTATTACGATTACTTGCGAAGCAAAGGGCTTTTGGCGCCCACAGACGTGCTTACCGACTACGTGGAGCTGGTGCGGGCGTTTGATACGTGGGACTGGGAAGCGACCGGAAATGTGCAGGCGAACCAGTTGAACCTCTTGTTTTATTTGGCGGAGCGCGGCACTTTTGCCGACCAGGTGATCGGGCGGCTGCGCAGCGAGGACGTGGAGCAGTTCGCGTTCGAGGACTGGGAAGCTCTCCTGATCTACACAGAGGAGAGAAGAATCGCGGAGTTTGAGCAGAAAAAGGCAAAGCAGATGAAGCGCCTGAACGTCGAAATTGATCTGGACGAGCCGAGAACGTACAACGTCGGCGTCGTCTTTTTGGAGCAGTACCAATCGACGACGGGAAACTTTTTGTGCAAAAGCGATGAGACGCTCGATTTTGTCGCGATGCTCGATCCCGGAAAAGGCAGAATCAGCTTTCGCACGATTCGCGACGACGTGGACCTGTCGGTGATCGCGGCCCACTACGGAGGTGGCGGGCATCCCAAGGCGGCGGGCTGCTCGTTTACAGGCGTGACCCTAAAAACTTTTGTGTACCCTGCCCTGCGTGTGCATTGA
- a CDS encoding SRPBCC family protein, with protein MSNTIPDIVQTQVFNAPLQKVWDAVATADGIAAWFMPNDFQPVAGHAFTIHSPYGDSPCVVQEIDPPNRLVFKWGKDWVITFALKDLGETTEFTLIHSGWSPDTVTEFGESHAVVRDRMNQGWDSSVLPKLKEYVEA; from the coding sequence ATGTCCAACACTATTCCTGATATCGTTCAGACACAAGTTTTCAACGCTCCCTTGCAAAAAGTTTGGGACGCGGTCGCTACAGCAGACGGGATTGCCGCTTGGTTCATGCCCAACGATTTTCAGCCTGTAGCCGGACATGCCTTTACCATCCATTCCCCTTATGGCGATTCGCCTTGCGTCGTGCAGGAGATTGATCCGCCAAACCGCCTGGTGTTCAAGTGGGGAAAAGACTGGGTCATCACTTTCGCCTTGAAAGATTTGGGCGAAACGACTGAATTTACGCTGATCCATTCCGGTTGGTCGCCAGATACTGTGACCGAGTTCGGCGAAAGCCATGCAGTCGTGCGCGACCGAATGAACCAGGGCTGGGATTCTTCCGTGCTGCCTAAACTGAAAGAGTATGTGGAAGCGTAA
- a CDS encoding ArsR/SmtB family transcription factor produces the protein MSSSTAKHDVFQAIADPTRRKLLQLLTDQEMPVTAISRHFPISRTAVSKHLRILSEAGLVKEQRVGRETRYRMQPEPLEELKSWLSYYERFWDNKLNALKRLVEAEHSEELQPSGPRLVERKQDEQ, from the coding sequence ATGAGCAGCTCTACTGCCAAGCACGACGTTTTTCAAGCCATCGCCGATCCGACGCGCCGCAAGCTGCTGCAATTGCTGACCGATCAGGAGATGCCCGTGACGGCCATCAGCCGGCACTTTCCGATCAGCCGCACAGCCGTTTCCAAGCATTTGCGCATATTGTCCGAGGCCGGACTGGTCAAGGAACAGCGCGTAGGTCGCGAGACGAGGTATCGGATGCAGCCCGAGCCGCTGGAAGAGCTGAAAAGCTGGCTGTCCTACTACGAGCGCTTCTGGGACAACAAGCTGAACGCCTTGAAGCGGTTGGTAGAAGCGGAGCATTCCGAGGAGCTTCAGCCTTCCGGGCCGCGGCTGGTTGAACGAAAGCAGGACGAGCAGTAG
- a CDS encoding thioredoxin family protein, whose translation MSTVNQSIWFEKGMSFAEYRASMNVNQQELGRVYEQLAFTEEDLAFWKELSARNWKGVVLTADWCGDAALCVPVIQRIAEESNIELRFLIRDENLELMDQYLTNGTARAIPMFIFLDQDGNEACVWGPRSPEVQEMITTARATLPAADAPDFEEKQKQLYRTFKEQITTDPAVWRTVIESVKAKLTA comes from the coding sequence ATGTCTACCGTGAATCAGAGCATCTGGTTTGAAAAAGGAATGAGCTTTGCCGAGTATCGCGCGAGCATGAACGTCAACCAGCAGGAGCTGGGACGCGTCTACGAGCAGCTTGCGTTTACCGAGGAAGACCTGGCGTTTTGGAAGGAGCTGTCCGCTCGCAACTGGAAAGGCGTCGTGCTGACTGCCGACTGGTGCGGGGATGCTGCTCTGTGCGTTCCGGTCATCCAGCGCATCGCCGAGGAAAGCAATATCGAGCTGCGCTTCCTCATCCGCGACGAAAACCTGGAGCTGATGGACCAATATCTCACCAACGGCACGGCGCGGGCGATCCCGATGTTCATTTTTCTCGACCAGGACGGAAACGAAGCCTGTGTATGGGGACCTCGCTCGCCGGAGGTGCAGGAGATGATTACGACGGCTCGCGCAACGCTCCCTGCGGCCGATGCGCCTGATTTTGAAGAAAAGCAAAAGCAGTTGTACCGCACGTTCAAGGAGCAGATTACGACTGACCCGGCCGTGTGGCGCACTGTGATCGAAAGCGTGAAGGCGAAGCTTACAGCCTGA
- a CDS encoding Gfo/Idh/MocA family protein — protein sequence MNESKRKVGVIGAGVMGERMMNALRTHEKFSVAAVSDVSAERAQEAAQKSGNVPWYTDYKELLAKEELDAVYLAVPPKFHHAIALDVLAHKKHLLCEKPLANSLAEAEDMLAAAKDAGVVHAMNFPLYYQGIFPALRSRLEEIGEIRRIDILTHFHTWPRPWQQTPWLSGREQGGFIREVLPHFTHLTYALFGDLQVIRSDVDYPQDPEACETGVSAFLRLACGTPVTINGLAGIAHQEHLDYRIYGTKGTLSVVNWSKLFVGGEGEAPVAADVPELDRLSLLLDELALAIDGQEARLVTFETGVKVQKVLEGLLGHA from the coding sequence ATGAACGAGAGCAAACGGAAGGTGGGCGTCATCGGCGCAGGCGTCATGGGCGAGCGGATGATGAACGCCCTTCGCACCCACGAAAAATTCAGCGTCGCGGCAGTGAGCGACGTGTCTGCCGAACGGGCGCAGGAGGCCGCGCAAAAATCCGGCAATGTGCCGTGGTACACCGATTACAAGGAGCTGTTGGCAAAAGAAGAGCTGGACGCCGTCTACCTGGCCGTCCCGCCGAAGTTCCATCATGCGATCGCTCTGGACGTATTGGCGCACAAAAAGCATTTGCTGTGCGAAAAGCCGCTCGCTAATTCGCTCGCAGAAGCCGAGGACATGCTGGCGGCAGCCAAAGACGCAGGCGTCGTGCACGCGATGAACTTTCCGCTCTACTATCAGGGCATTTTCCCCGCGCTGCGCAGCAGGCTGGAGGAGATCGGCGAGATTCGCCGGATTGATATTTTGACCCATTTCCATACGTGGCCGCGCCCGTGGCAGCAGACGCCGTGGCTGTCCGGCCGGGAGCAGGGCGGCTTCATCCGCGAGGTTTTGCCGCATTTTACCCATTTGACCTACGCCTTGTTCGGAGATTTGCAGGTCATCCGCTCGGACGTAGACTATCCGCAAGACCCGGAAGCGTGTGAAACGGGCGTCTCGGCCTTCCTGCGCCTTGCTTGCGGCACTCCGGTCACGATCAACGGACTGGCGGGCATCGCGCACCAGGAGCATCTGGACTACCGTATTTACGGCACCAAAGGCACCTTGAGCGTAGTCAACTGGAGCAAGCTGTTTGTCGGGGGAGAGGGAGAAGCGCCTGTGGCCGCAGACGTGCCAGAACTGGACCGCCTCTCGCTGTTGCTCGACGAGCTGGCGCTTGCCATCGACGGGCAGGAAGCCAGACTGGTGACGTTTGAGACAGGGGTAAAAGTCCAGAAAGTGTTGGAAGGTTTGCTCGGTCACGCGTAA
- a CDS encoding DUF1273 domain-containing protein: MLKRLLVSGYKAHELGIFHEKNPGLAIIKTALRRELARLLEEELEWVIISGQLGVEMWAAETVLELKKEYPQLKLAVITPFLNQEEKWKEETQDYYRNIVRQADYINSVYQTPYQGVWQLQEKDKFLLSHSDGLLLVYDEENEGSPKFLSKLAAKKADQGDYQFFRINAYDLQSIAEEQQRQLYNDYF, translated from the coding sequence ATGTTAAAACGTTTATTGGTTTCCGGATACAAGGCTCACGAGCTTGGCATATTCCATGAAAAAAATCCGGGGCTGGCGATTATCAAGACAGCACTGAGGCGGGAACTCGCAAGACTCCTGGAGGAAGAGCTGGAATGGGTCATCATATCCGGCCAACTCGGGGTAGAAATGTGGGCAGCCGAAACGGTTCTCGAATTAAAAAAGGAGTATCCCCAGCTAAAGCTGGCGGTCATTACTCCGTTTTTGAACCAAGAGGAAAAGTGGAAAGAAGAAACACAGGATTACTACCGAAATATTGTAAGGCAAGCCGACTATATCAACAGCGTCTATCAAACGCCTTACCAGGGTGTTTGGCAACTTCAGGAGAAAGACAAATTTTTGCTCTCCCATTCAGACGGTCTTTTGTTAGTTTACGATGAAGAAAACGAAGGCTCCCCGAAGTTTTTAAGCAAGCTCGCCGCGAAAAAAGCGGATCAAGGCGACTATCAGTTTTTTCGCATTAACGCCTACGACTTGCAGAGCATCGCAGAGGAACAGCAGCGACAATTATACAATGACTATTTCTAA
- a CDS encoding LysR family transcriptional regulator: protein MNMEQLEAFIFVALTGSFSKTADLLYLSQPTVSMRIKALETSMGCKLFQRTGHTISLTKEGDLFLPYAKNIMNMLQEGQQAIQRSQGDVEGELTISTVFVSAFYILPDLVEQFQQLYPKIKLTILTGHSHQVLDMVLNHEVSFGIARAVNHPQINRIQLMSDDMVLAIYPEHPFAYRHQVSIEEVARERLILFNRGSLDWKLINNAFSHFQLQNNVVMEADNIEVVKRMVKQKLGIAFLPRFAISKDLSDGELKEVDVLNLPQINRNFELIYLKDTPVNGIMRTFIDFLMQNKALQ, encoded by the coding sequence ATGAATATGGAACAACTGGAAGCGTTTATTTTTGTAGCTTTGACAGGGAGCTTTAGCAAGACAGCCGATCTCTTGTACCTCTCCCAGCCAACCGTCAGCATGCGGATCAAGGCGCTGGAAACCTCGATGGGCTGCAAGCTGTTTCAGCGCACAGGCCATACGATTTCGCTGACCAAGGAGGGCGACCTGTTTTTGCCCTACGCGAAAAACATCATGAACATGCTGCAGGAGGGCCAGCAGGCGATCCAGCGCTCACAGGGCGACGTGGAAGGCGAGCTGACCATTTCGACCGTATTCGTTTCGGCCTTTTACATCTTGCCGGATCTCGTGGAGCAGTTTCAGCAGCTTTATCCGAAAATCAAGCTGACGATCCTCACCGGACATTCGCATCAGGTGCTCGATATGGTGCTCAACCACGAGGTGTCGTTCGGTATCGCGAGGGCGGTCAACCATCCGCAGATCAACCGGATTCAGCTCATGTCCGACGATATGGTGCTGGCGATTTATCCCGAGCATCCGTTTGCCTATCGCCATCAGGTGTCGATCGAGGAAGTCGCCCGCGAACGGCTCATCTTGTTCAACCGCGGCTCGCTGGACTGGAAGCTGATTAACAACGCGTTCAGTCATTTTCAACTGCAAAACAACGTCGTCATGGAGGCGGACAACATCGAGGTCGTCAAACGGATGGTCAAGCAGAAGCTCGGCATCGCCTTTTTGCCCCGCTTTGCGATCAGCAAAGATTTGAGCGACGGCGAGCTGAAAGAGGTAGACGTCCTCAACCTGCCGCAAATCAACCGCAACTTCGAGCTGATTTACTTGAAGGATACACCCGTGAACGGGATCATGCGCACGTTTATCGACTTTTTGATGCAAAACAAGGCGTTGCAGTGA
- a CDS encoding LysR family transcriptional regulator, protein MEFRQLQYFLMLCNELHFSEAAYKLGISQPTLSQQIRVLEDEVGVPLFDRIEKKTVKTEAGAILEHHALQIVQHLENARTAIADLTHMHAGHLRVAVLPSDLDYRLTSLLIDFHKQFPQTKVQVFPSIDIVNQVLNIEVDLGVGLAMPAMPADERLTRISFYTETYSLYVHRDHPLSGRESVSCDDLRGLAFVMYPQGFYGRDLIDRLSKERGLVIETIMETGSATSLLQLVGAGIGATIQPSRLIESFQSLGIRAVAIDDSPIREMVIMYRNDKYISVAAKAFINKLETSFQTSC, encoded by the coding sequence ATGGAATTTCGTCAGTTGCAATATTTTCTCATGCTGTGCAACGAGCTGCATTTTTCCGAGGCCGCCTATAAGCTGGGCATTAGCCAACCGACGTTGAGCCAGCAAATCCGCGTGCTGGAGGATGAAGTCGGCGTGCCGCTGTTCGACCGGATCGAAAAAAAAACGGTGAAGACCGAGGCTGGCGCGATCCTGGAGCACCACGCCTTGCAAATCGTTCAGCATCTGGAAAATGCCCGGACAGCGATTGCCGACCTGACCCATATGCACGCGGGGCATTTGCGCGTAGCGGTGCTGCCGTCCGACCTCGACTACCGCCTCACTTCGCTTTTGATCGACTTCCACAAGCAGTTTCCGCAAACAAAAGTGCAAGTGTTTCCTTCCATTGACATCGTGAACCAGGTGCTGAACATCGAGGTCGACCTCGGTGTCGGCCTGGCGATGCCTGCCATGCCCGCCGATGAGCGTTTGACGCGGATTTCGTTTTACACGGAAACGTACAGTTTGTACGTCCATCGAGATCATCCTCTGTCCGGGCGGGAAAGCGTCTCTTGCGACGATCTGCGCGGGCTTGCGTTCGTCATGTATCCGCAAGGCTTCTACGGCCGCGATTTGATCGACAGGTTGAGCAAAGAGCGCGGGCTCGTCATCGAAACGATCATGGAAACAGGCTCAGCCACGTCCCTGCTCCAGCTCGTTGGCGCAGGCATCGGCGCCACGATTCAGCCGAGCCGCCTGATCGAAAGCTTTCAGTCGCTGGGGATTCGCGCCGTTGCCATCGACGACTCGCCGATCCGGGAAATGGTCATCATGTACCGCAATGACAAATACATCAGCGTCGCTGCCAAAGCGTTCATCAACAAGCTGGAGACGTCGTTTCAAACCTCGTGCTAG
- a CDS encoding P1 family peptidase, which translates to MKRAGKGKIRELGVVVGKLPTGAKNDLTDVPGVRVGHVTIQHELEDGECACTGVTAILPHGGSLFREKVTAASYVINGFGKTTGLVQVNELGVLESPIMLTNTFSVPAVTQGALQYMLATNEEIGDTTGTVNIVVGECNDGHLNSIRRCVVRPEDAVAAIENATEHGVEEGAVGAGTGMVAFGYKGGIGSSSRVVSASGHTYTLGALVLSNFGSKDDFLGDRLFACAPREPAAAEAVEKEEDGSIMIVLATDAPLSDRQLLRVAKRAGIGLGRTGSHFGHGSGDIAIAFSTAHKIPHRTESVTETRVQLREDHPVMNELFAAAAEATEEAIYNSLSQAVTTTGRKGRTVHAMPLPLR; encoded by the coding sequence ATGAAGCGTGCCGGAAAAGGGAAAATCCGCGAGCTGGGAGTAGTGGTCGGCAAGCTGCCCACAGGAGCGAAAAACGATCTGACCGATGTGCCTGGGGTGCGCGTCGGCCATGTGACGATTCAGCATGAGCTGGAAGACGGGGAGTGTGCGTGTACGGGCGTGACCGCCATTTTGCCGCACGGAGGCAGCCTGTTTCGCGAAAAGGTGACGGCAGCCAGCTACGTCATCAACGGCTTCGGCAAGACGACAGGACTCGTCCAGGTAAACGAGCTGGGCGTGCTGGAGTCGCCGATCATGCTGACGAATACGTTTTCCGTCCCGGCGGTGACACAGGGCGCGCTGCAATACATGCTGGCGACGAATGAAGAGATTGGCGATACGACAGGGACGGTCAACATCGTGGTCGGGGAGTGTAACGACGGCCACCTCAATTCGATCCGCCGCTGCGTCGTGCGGCCGGAAGACGCGGTGGCGGCGATTGAAAACGCAACGGAGCACGGCGTAGAAGAAGGCGCGGTCGGAGCGGGGACAGGGATGGTCGCATTCGGCTACAAGGGCGGAATCGGCTCGTCCTCGCGCGTCGTGTCCGCCTCCGGGCATACGTACACGCTCGGCGCATTGGTGTTGTCCAACTTTGGCAGCAAGGACGACTTTTTGGGCGACAGGTTGTTTGCCTGTGCCCCTCGCGAGCCGGCGGCCGCAGAGGCAGTCGAGAAGGAAGAGGACGGCTCGATTATGATCGTGCTTGCGACAGACGCGCCGCTTTCCGACCGCCAGCTTCTGCGTGTCGCCAAGCGCGCAGGAATCGGCCTCGGCCGCACCGGGAGCCACTTCGGGCACGGCAGCGGCGACATCGCGATCGCCTTTTCCACCGCGCACAAGATCCCGCACCGGACGGAGTCGGTTACGGAGACGCGCGTGCAGCTTCGCGAGGACCATCCGGTGATGAACGAGCTGTTTGCCGCAGCCGCAGAGGCGACCGAGGAAGCGATCTACAACTCTCTCTCCCAGGCGGTGACGACGACAGGCCGAAAAGGGCGGACGGTTCACGCCATGCCGCTTCCGCTGCGATAA
- a CDS encoding CynX/NimT family MFS transporter: protein MRLFYLIAVIFLLSLNLRPSITSVGPLLDIIQTDLGMSGVTASLITTLPVFCMGLFALFSITLSQRFGLERSLLVAIVMIFAATAYRVLVLDSVSLLVTALISGIGIGIAGPLLSGFIKKYFPGKPGAASIYSVSLVIGAAIASSLSIPLFTALGQSWQYSLCVWALLAVLAAAALLPLAKQKAGKSAAPVPKLRIKSGRMIASMLFFGCMSSMFYMITAWLAPLVQAAGMSHAQSGLVLTLFTIIQIPVSFLIPVIVSRTGNRNRWLFTCALAELVGIALLLVHASPWLATVFLGIGAGGLFPLALLIPIEEADSAQEATSWSAVMQFGGYMLGSLGPVLIGLAVDLFGDFTFALVAMLVIIGCLLLAISKLGPRQKEKHQAAPHAAGREEAVR from the coding sequence GTGCGGTTATTTTATTTGATTGCCGTTATTTTTTTGCTCTCATTGAACTTGCGGCCGTCCATTACGTCTGTCGGGCCGCTGCTCGATATCATCCAAACCGATTTGGGGATGAGCGGAGTAACGGCAAGCCTGATTACGACGCTCCCGGTATTTTGCATGGGGCTGTTTGCGCTTTTCTCCATCACGCTCAGCCAGCGCTTTGGCCTGGAGCGCTCGCTGCTTGTGGCGATCGTGATGATTTTTGCGGCGACAGCGTACCGGGTGCTCGTCTTGGACAGCGTGAGCCTGCTTGTGACCGCCCTGATTTCCGGGATTGGCATTGGCATCGCCGGGCCGCTTTTGTCCGGCTTTATCAAAAAGTACTTTCCTGGAAAGCCGGGTGCCGCCAGCATTTATTCCGTGTCGCTCGTCATCGGGGCTGCGATTGCGTCCAGCTTGTCGATCCCGCTGTTTACGGCGCTGGGCCAGTCGTGGCAGTACTCGCTGTGCGTCTGGGCGCTCTTGGCCGTGCTCGCCGCAGCCGCGCTGCTCCCGTTGGCAAAACAAAAAGCGGGTAAGTCCGCCGCCCCCGTGCCCAAGCTGCGCATCAAAAGCGGGCGGATGATCGCAAGCATGCTGTTTTTCGGGTGCATGTCCTCGATGTTTTACATGATAACCGCCTGGCTGGCTCCGCTCGTGCAAGCGGCAGGGATGAGCCATGCGCAGTCGGGATTGGTGCTGACGCTGTTTACGATCATTCAAATCCCGGTCAGCTTTCTCATCCCGGTGATTGTCAGCCGCACTGGCAACCGCAATCGCTGGCTGTTCACCTGTGCCCTGGCTGAGCTGGTCGGCATCGCCCTGTTGCTCGTTCACGCTTCGCCGTGGCTTGCGACCGTGTTTCTCGGGATCGGGGCAGGCGGCTTGTTCCCTTTGGCGCTGTTGATCCCGATTGAAGAGGCGGACAGCGCGCAGGAAGCTACGTCGTGGTCGGCCGTCATGCAGTTTGGCGGGTACATGCTCGGCTCGCTCGGGCCTGTGCTGATCGGGCTGGCTGTCGATCTGTTCGGCGACTTTACGTTTGCCCTGGTCGCGATGCTCGTTATCATCGGCTGTCTGCTGCTTGCAATCAGCAAGCTGGGTCCGCGCCAAAAGGAAAAGCACCAGGCAGCGCCACACGCCGCCGGAAGAGAAGAGGCCGTCCGCTAG
- a CDS encoding IDEAL domain-containing protein, with amino-acid sequence MNREKMLASSEWVMGKSKHGELVQGFVETVDSSRGIAHVFVVKSDNEEAIGRLAAIPLQRLERMSTGTFDDLEQLHDLIELALVTKDKAWFMELTAKLQEKQQTASERQSRKTRSFSARNRLGTSAIWEQ; translated from the coding sequence ATGAATCGGGAAAAGATGCTGGCAAGTAGCGAGTGGGTAATGGGCAAGTCCAAGCATGGCGAGTTGGTGCAAGGCTTCGTGGAAACCGTCGATTCATCGCGGGGCATTGCGCACGTTTTTGTAGTCAAGAGTGACAACGAAGAGGCGATCGGCAGGCTCGCGGCCATTCCGCTGCAACGGCTGGAGCGCATGTCGACAGGCACCTTTGACGACCTGGAACAACTGCATGACCTGATCGAGCTGGCGCTCGTGACAAAAGACAAAGCGTGGTTCATGGAGCTGACCGCGAAGCTGCAGGAAAAACAACAAACGGCGTCAGAAAGACAAAGCCGCAAGACGAGAAGCTTTTCCGCGCGAAACCGCCTGGGAACTTCTGCAATCTGGGAGCAATAA